A part of Melittangium boletus DSM 14713 genomic DNA contains:
- a CDS encoding tetratricopeptide repeat protein, whose protein sequence is MKRFLALALTLGLPLHALGAEAIRVQVLSATVKDQAISGAQVILQKNGEASLQGTTAADGSVRLTGFGGTDDGAVNLIIKKEGYSHLVARCPCDGLTYALSPVMTQNLDGMRIVLNWGATPADLDSHLVHPSTHVYFSRKKGDLVNLDVDDTSGYGPETITLEKKKPGVKYLYAVHNYSEKTLRGSRTLAQGSQAKVFVYVGSSLVRTFTPPPGKAGNTWVVFGIGENGEFYDLNQFTDVQGGESMGPYLQGLLRGEEMKSAPEVTGAQASLADSLNRQGETAYHAKKLDEAVSLYLEAIANNPEHSQAYSNLGLAYQKLHRNAEALWANRKAIALASGPNATTVKASSYYNIARVYEEDGLWAEALDSYQSAQGLKDHAAYRKGIEKMKQKLGQP, encoded by the coding sequence ATGAAGCGGTTTCTCGCGCTGGCCCTCACCCTCGGACTTCCCCTCCATGCGCTCGGCGCGGAGGCGATCCGGGTCCAGGTCCTCAGCGCCACCGTGAAGGATCAGGCCATCTCCGGCGCGCAGGTCATCCTCCAGAAGAATGGCGAGGCCTCGCTCCAGGGCACCACCGCGGCGGATGGCTCCGTGCGGTTGACGGGCTTCGGCGGCACGGATGACGGCGCCGTCAACCTCATCATCAAGAAGGAGGGCTATTCCCACCTGGTGGCGCGCTGCCCGTGCGACGGGCTGACGTATGCCCTGAGCCCAGTGATGACCCAGAACCTGGACGGCATGCGCATCGTCCTCAACTGGGGCGCGACCCCGGCGGACCTCGACTCGCACCTGGTCCACCCCTCCACCCACGTCTACTTCTCGAGGAAGAAGGGAGACCTGGTCAACCTCGACGTGGATGACACATCGGGCTACGGCCCGGAGACCATCACCCTGGAGAAGAAGAAGCCCGGCGTGAAGTACCTCTACGCCGTGCACAACTACTCCGAGAAGACCCTCCGGGGCTCGAGGACGCTGGCCCAGGGCAGCCAGGCCAAGGTGTTCGTCTACGTGGGCTCGTCGCTCGTGCGCACCTTCACGCCGCCCCCGGGCAAGGCGGGCAACACCTGGGTGGTGTTCGGCATCGGGGAGAATGGCGAGTTCTACGATCTCAACCAGTTCACCGACGTCCAGGGGGGCGAGAGCATGGGGCCCTACCTCCAGGGACTGCTCCGGGGCGAGGAGATGAAGTCCGCGCCGGAAGTGACGGGCGCGCAGGCGTCGCTCGCCGACTCCCTCAATCGCCAGGGCGAGACGGCCTACCACGCCAAGAAGCTGGACGAGGCGGTGTCGCTCTACCTGGAGGCCATCGCGAACAACCCCGAGCACAGTCAGGCGTACAGCAACCTGGGGCTCGCCTACCAGAAGCTGCACCGCAACGCCGAGGCGCTGTGGGCCAACCGCAAGGCCATCGCCCTCGCCTCCGGCCCCAACGCCACCACGGTGAAGGCCAGCTCCTACTACAACATCGCCCGCGTCTATGAGGAGGATGGTCTGTGGGCCGAAGCGCTCGACAGCTACCAGTCCGCCCAGGGCCTCAAGGACCATGCCGCCTATCGCAAGGGCATCGAGAAGATGAAGCAGAAGCTCGGTCAGCCCTGA
- a CDS encoding HYR domain-containing protein: MKFPLATVLGCVALLVSACAPTELPQEAPPEEPVSANVSPPLDLPAIIRRVNQAFRAGEGGFTGGQETYAVRVGEDGTVRFSPRHWPEARSARPLSSVVGEPLRVRTTSVSRGGQPLSAEAARVSVREDGALALRRGPVVEVLHNGEEGLEQRWELASKPSGSGALEVRVEVSGLEYVGPTEQGHHFVDRRSGLGVRYGKATWVDARGVRTAVEPVREGDALVMRVPEAVLEDSAWPAVLDPVISPEIGPGNPVPAPTSSSLYRPEIAYAGGLYLVVWENSYSSSYTVQGTRVRASTGEVLDVNGITLATGTTAQSAPSVTSNGTDFLVVWQTYVSSAQGYDIYGSRVKGSTGKAIDTTPIRISTVASSDQSEPMVAYAGSYYFVAWKDARSSAPGLYGARVSTSGSVYDSSGILLAPGTVYWPSLATDGSTVLLAWTVADSVTGHDIQGVRVQASSGAKLGSILELSKGPGAQAYPAVSFAGGHFLVVWDDRRVDASVSELYGTRVRASDGAVLDASGIPIATAPANRLYGGNFALGSDGSRFLVLWEHLTEPAGTTRTLQGVRVGTDGVVLDTASQPLSEVSTTATLSPAVAFDGTNFLVLWRDVRNNRNSFYATRVRASDLTPLDTPPFLVTTLLNQVKAPAVAQGGDVYLVVWNDSRDREGTFDIYGVRVRASDGVVLDPLGIPIGQGAGAQTSPSVASDGSRFLVVWDDARNSTTSGLDVRGAWVRGSDGGVSDPQGFVLAAAPRDQARPRVAFGEGTYFVAWEDSRNAVDSGNSVDVHGARIRASDGVILDPDGLVVSSAVRAQWHLDVAFGGGVFLVIWEDSRNPYFISNIHGARVRASDGGVLDSGSTPFISTPSVAQLAPRVAFDGTNFLTVWKTKRFSGEPDLRGTRVRASDGGVLDAAGLVLFSGTSSFQNFPGLGFDGQYYLLAYWESVGSVNRLEGIRFKPDGSRLDTTALLIDTMTASYVNAAPPAIASWGQGRFLVAYESYDTASGQLRGRMRLVSDPVNGAKCASNAACTSGYCVDGVCCNSACAGGTCGSGTCFIPLRVSCPATLQAEATAATGATVNYPPATATGGTPPLTLGYSQEAGTRFSLGTTSVTATVSDSAGGAASCSFDVTVSDTTAPTLSCPAPLRAEATEATGATVNYPPVTVSDAVSSVTVDASPVSGSHFAMGTTPVSVQATDEAGNAASCGFSVTVSDTTAPTLLCPANLQVEATSTSGATVSYPLASATDAVSSSLSFAYSKASGSHFDLGTTLVTVQARDEAGNAAACGFSVTVRLPPAPQVTCPEAMEAEATDASGALVSYPPATATGAEPLTLGYSQDSGTRFVLGTTPVTVTATDGLGRSVSCDFGVTVHDSVAPEVGCPGPFVVEAQGPSGAPVVFSLPPPRDAVSAPSVSSTHAPGSLFPLGTTSVTVSATDEAGNAASCSFDVTVRDTTAPSLVCPADVSVTTASDEGGVVEYPAPTAEDAVSTPGVELSAPSGGHFPLGDTQVTATATDAAGNSTTCAFRVRVTRDSPEPLPEPLPEPLPEPLPEPRAEPLPTGGCGCGAAASDGLGGAALLLLSWVAARRRRDSLTG, encoded by the coding sequence GTGAAGTTTCCTCTCGCCACCGTGCTCGGCTGCGTGGCGTTGCTCGTTTCCGCCTGCGCTCCCACGGAGCTTCCCCAAGAGGCTCCCCCCGAGGAGCCTGTCTCCGCCAACGTCTCGCCCCCGTTGGATCTCCCAGCGATCATCCGCCGCGTGAACCAGGCCTTCCGGGCCGGGGAGGGCGGCTTCACGGGCGGCCAGGAGACCTACGCTGTCCGTGTGGGCGAGGACGGGACCGTCCGTTTCTCGCCGCGGCACTGGCCCGAGGCCCGGAGCGCACGGCCCCTGTCCTCCGTCGTGGGTGAGCCCCTGCGGGTGCGGACCACGTCGGTTTCACGGGGCGGCCAGCCGCTGTCCGCCGAGGCGGCGCGGGTGTCGGTGCGCGAGGACGGCGCGCTGGCCTTGCGCCGGGGGCCGGTGGTGGAGGTGCTGCACAACGGCGAGGAGGGCCTGGAGCAGCGCTGGGAACTGGCCTCGAAGCCCTCGGGGAGCGGCGCGCTCGAGGTGCGGGTGGAGGTCTCGGGCCTCGAGTACGTGGGCCCCACGGAGCAGGGGCACCACTTCGTGGATCGCCGCTCGGGGTTGGGGGTGCGCTATGGCAAGGCCACGTGGGTGGATGCTCGCGGCGTGCGCACCGCCGTGGAGCCCGTGCGCGAGGGCGATGCCCTGGTGATGCGCGTGCCGGAGGCGGTGCTGGAGGACTCGGCCTGGCCCGCGGTGCTCGATCCGGTCATCTCCCCGGAGATCGGCCCGGGCAATCCCGTGCCCGCGCCCACCAGCAGCAGCCTGTACCGGCCCGAGATCGCCTACGCGGGCGGCCTCTACCTGGTGGTGTGGGAGAACAGCTACTCCAGCAGCTATACCGTCCAGGGCACGCGCGTGCGGGCCTCGACGGGAGAGGTCCTCGACGTCAACGGCATCACCCTGGCGACCGGCACGACGGCGCAGTCCGCTCCCTCCGTGACCTCCAACGGGACCGACTTCCTGGTGGTCTGGCAGACCTATGTCAGCTCGGCCCAGGGCTATGACATCTATGGCTCGCGAGTGAAGGGCTCGACGGGAAAGGCGATCGACACCACGCCCATCCGCATCTCCACCGTCGCCAGCTCCGATCAGTCCGAGCCCATGGTCGCCTACGCGGGCAGCTACTACTTCGTCGCCTGGAAGGACGCGCGCTCCAGTGCCCCTGGCCTCTACGGCGCGCGGGTGAGCACCTCGGGCTCGGTGTATGACAGCTCGGGCATCCTCCTCGCCCCCGGCACGGTGTACTGGCCCTCCCTCGCCACCGACGGGAGCACCGTCCTGCTGGCCTGGACCGTCGCGGACAGCGTGACCGGGCATGACATCCAGGGCGTCCGGGTCCAGGCCTCGAGTGGGGCGAAGCTCGGCAGCATCCTGGAGCTCTCCAAGGGTCCGGGGGCGCAGGCCTACCCAGCCGTCTCCTTCGCCGGGGGCCACTTCCTCGTGGTGTGGGATGACCGGCGGGTCGACGCCTCCGTGTCGGAGCTCTACGGCACACGCGTTCGTGCCTCGGATGGCGCGGTGCTCGACGCCTCGGGAATTCCCATCGCGACCGCTCCCGCGAACCGGCTCTACGGAGGCAACTTCGCCCTGGGCTCCGATGGGAGCCGCTTCCTGGTGCTCTGGGAACACCTCACGGAGCCGGCCGGTACGACCCGGACCCTCCAGGGGGTTCGCGTTGGCACGGACGGCGTGGTGCTCGACACGGCCTCCCAGCCCCTCTCCGAGGTGAGCACGACGGCCACCCTGTCACCCGCGGTGGCGTTCGATGGAACGAACTTCCTGGTGCTCTGGCGGGATGTCCGCAACAACCGCAACAGCTTCTACGCCACGCGCGTGCGGGCCTCGGATCTGACCCCGCTCGACACGCCTCCGTTCCTGGTGACGACCCTGTTGAACCAGGTCAAGGCGCCCGCCGTGGCCCAGGGCGGGGATGTCTACCTCGTGGTGTGGAACGACTCCCGCGATCGCGAGGGCACCTTCGACATCTACGGCGTTCGGGTGCGGGCCTCGGATGGCGTGGTGCTCGATCCCCTGGGCATTCCCATCGGCCAGGGAGCGGGGGCCCAGACCTCTCCCTCCGTGGCGTCCGATGGGAGCCGGTTCCTCGTGGTGTGGGATGACGCCCGGAACAGCACGACCTCGGGCCTGGACGTCCGGGGCGCGTGGGTACGGGGGTCGGATGGAGGGGTGAGCGATCCCCAGGGATTCGTCCTGGCCGCCGCGCCGAGGGATCAGGCCCGGCCGAGGGTGGCCTTTGGCGAGGGAACCTACTTCGTGGCGTGGGAGGACTCGCGCAACGCCGTGGACTCGGGCAACTCCGTGGACGTGCATGGCGCGCGCATCCGTGCCTCGGACGGAGTCATCCTGGATCCGGACGGGCTGGTCGTGTCGAGCGCGGTCCGTGCGCAATGGCACCTCGACGTGGCCTTCGGCGGCGGCGTCTTCCTGGTGATATGGGAGGACAGCCGCAACCCCTATTTCATCTCCAACATCCATGGGGCGCGCGTGAGGGCGTCGGATGGCGGGGTGCTCGACAGCGGGAGCACGCCCTTCATCAGCACGCCCTCGGTGGCCCAGCTGGCCCCTCGTGTGGCGTTCGACGGGACGAACTTCCTGACGGTGTGGAAGACCAAGCGCTTCAGCGGGGAGCCGGATCTCCGGGGGACGCGGGTGAGGGCATCGGATGGCGGGGTACTCGATGCGGCGGGGCTCGTCCTGTTCTCGGGCACCAGCTCCTTCCAGAATTTTCCCGGCCTGGGCTTCGACGGCCAGTACTACCTGCTGGCGTATTGGGAGTCCGTTGGATCCGTCAACCGGCTCGAGGGCATTCGCTTCAAGCCGGATGGGAGCCGGTTGGATACGACGGCCCTCCTCATCGACACGATGACCGCGTCCTATGTGAACGCGGCGCCTCCGGCGATCGCCTCGTGGGGGCAGGGCCGGTTCCTGGTCGCGTACGAGTCGTATGACACGGCGTCCGGCCAGCTTCGCGGCAGGATGCGGCTGGTGTCGGACCCGGTGAACGGCGCGAAGTGCGCGAGCAACGCGGCCTGCACGAGTGGCTACTGCGTCGACGGGGTGTGTTGTAACAGCGCGTGCGCGGGGGGGACGTGTGGCTCGGGCACGTGTTTCATCCCCTTGCGGGTGAGCTGCCCGGCGACGCTCCAGGCCGAGGCCACCGCCGCCACGGGGGCCACCGTGAACTACCCGCCCGCGACCGCCACGGGAGGGACTCCGCCCCTGACGCTCGGCTACAGCCAGGAGGCGGGGACGCGGTTTTCCCTGGGCACCACGTCCGTCACCGCCACCGTCTCCGACAGCGCGGGCGGCGCGGCGTCCTGCTCCTTCGACGTCACCGTGAGCGACACCACCGCGCCCACGTTGAGCTGTCCCGCCCCCTTGCGAGCGGAGGCCACGGAGGCCACGGGGGCCACCGTGAACTATCCGCCCGTCACCGTGTCGGACGCCGTGTCGTCCGTCACGGTCGACGCCAGCCCCGTGTCTGGCTCGCACTTCGCCATGGGCACCACGCCCGTCTCCGTCCAGGCCACGGATGAGGCGGGCAATGCCGCGTCGTGTGGCTTCTCCGTCACCGTGAGCGACACCACCGCGCCCACGCTGCTTTGTCCCGCGAACCTCCAGGTGGAGGCCACCAGCACCTCGGGGGCCACCGTGAGCTACCCGTTGGCCTCCGCGACGGACGCCGTGTCGTCGTCCCTCTCGTTCGCCTACAGCAAGGCCTCCGGCTCGCACTTCGATCTGGGCACCACGCTCGTCACCGTCCAGGCCAGGGACGAAGCGGGCAATGCCGCGGCGTGTGGCTTCTCCGTCACCGTGCGCCTGCCCCCCGCGCCCCAGGTGACGTGCCCGGAGGCAATGGAGGCCGAGGCCACCGATGCCTCGGGTGCCCTCGTGAGCTACCCGCCCGCGACCGCCACCGGCGCCGAGCCCCTGACGCTCGGCTACAGCCAGGACTCGGGCACGCGGTTCGTCCTGGGCACCACCCCGGTCACCGTCACCGCGACGGATGGCCTGGGCCGTTCGGTGTCCTGTGACTTCGGGGTCACCGTGCACGACTCCGTGGCGCCCGAGGTGGGGTGTCCGGGTCCGTTCGTCGTCGAGGCCCAGGGACCCTCCGGGGCTCCGGTCGTCTTCTCCCTGCCGCCTCCCCGGGATGCCGTGTCCGCGCCCTCGGTGTCCTCCACCCACGCGCCGGGCAGCCTCTTTCCCCTGGGCACCACCTCCGTCACCGTGTCCGCCACGGACGAGGCGGGCAATGCCGCGTCCTGCTCCTTCGACGTGACCGTGCGGGACACCACCGCTCCCTCGCTCGTGTGTCCGGCCGATGTCTCGGTGACGACGGCCTCCGACGAAGGCGGCGTCGTGGAGTACCCAGCGCCCACGGCCGAGGACGCGGTGTCCACGCCCGGGGTCGAGCTCAGCGCGCCCTCGGGTGGGCACTTCCCCCTGGGCGACACCCAGGTGACGGCCACCGCCACGGACGCCGCCGGTAACAGCACCACCTGCGCCTTCCGGGTGCGCGTGACGCGAGACAGCCCGGAGCCTCTTCCCGAGCCTTTGCCGGAGCCCCTTCCGGAACCACTCCCCGAGCCGCGAGCGGAGCCTTTGCCGACCGGTGGATGCGGGTGTGGGGCGGCGGCGTCGGATGGGCTCGGCGGGGCGGCCTTGCTCCTGCTGTCCTGGGTGGCGGCGCGCCGCCGTCGCGACTCCCTGACGGGGTGA
- a CDS encoding Uma2 family endonuclease, whose translation MSKGKRAATYEDIEALPVGWVGEILGDELVASPRPALPHARVGAALCALLGMAFDLGQPEARGGWWILYEPELHFGREVLVPDLAGWRRERVPSPSFMDEPHTSVAPDWVCEIHSPATRVIDQERKLPVYHRENVGHVWFIEPRIRTLEIRRRRERGWHLVSRHEGDGEVHAEPFDAFALRLGALWLPRPMPPVNREA comes from the coding sequence ATGAGCAAGGGGAAACGGGCGGCGACCTACGAGGACATCGAGGCGCTGCCAGTCGGATGGGTGGGGGAAATCCTGGGAGACGAGCTGGTCGCCTCGCCGCGACCGGCGCTGCCACATGCCCGGGTCGGTGCGGCGCTCTGCGCCTTGCTGGGCATGGCCTTCGACCTGGGACAGCCGGAAGCGCGCGGGGGCTGGTGGATCCTCTACGAGCCCGAGTTGCACTTCGGCCGGGAGGTGCTCGTTCCGGACCTCGCGGGGTGGCGCCGGGAGCGGGTCCCCTCGCCCTCCTTCATGGACGAGCCCCACACGTCCGTGGCCCCGGACTGGGTCTGTGAAATCCACTCCCCGGCCACGCGCGTCATCGATCAGGAGCGCAAGCTGCCCGTCTACCACCGCGAGAACGTGGGCCACGTGTGGTTCATCGAGCCGCGGATCCGCACCCTGGAGATCCGACGGCGGCGCGAACGCGGCTGGCACCTCGTCTCGCGGCACGAAGGCGACGGAGAGGTGCACGCCGAGCCCTTCGACGCGTTCGCGCTGAGGCTGGGGGCGCTCTGGTTGCCTCGGCCCATGCCCCCGGTGAATCGGGAGGCGTGA
- a CDS encoding pentapeptide repeat-containing protein, with product MLYNKVFYEDREIENERLELTDKGSLYFLGSNVTFRNCTLVLKVSGRNLIFDQGTRFIDCTFEVKQELKNHQQWVFASLKGCRFKGRLSGCDFGHWPSYSERAKHGSIEDCDFSEARLDGCRIMGCDPATLRFPKWPCFTLLDPIGRARELNSVQWPGGFRPIIVEGQYRDPPSTMAVTFHAPTLARRRETTEDALRAVIERFDCIVY from the coding sequence GTGCTCTACAACAAGGTCTTCTACGAGGACCGGGAAATCGAAAACGAGCGGCTGGAGCTGACGGACAAGGGGTCGCTCTACTTCCTTGGTTCCAATGTGACATTCAGGAACTGCACCCTCGTCCTGAAGGTCTCCGGCAGGAACCTGATCTTCGACCAGGGAACTCGGTTCATCGACTGCACTTTCGAGGTGAAGCAGGAACTGAAGAACCACCAGCAGTGGGTGTTCGCATCCCTGAAGGGGTGCCGGTTCAAGGGGCGCCTGTCGGGCTGCGACTTCGGGCACTGGCCCAGCTACTCGGAGAGGGCAAAGCACGGGTCCATCGAGGACTGCGATTTCAGCGAGGCCCGCCTGGATGGTTGCCGCATCATGGGCTGTGACCCCGCCACCCTTCGCTTTCCCAAGTGGCCCTGCTTCACCCTCCTGGATCCCATCGGGCGAGCCCGCGAACTCAACAGCGTCCAGTGGCCGGGAGGTTTTCGCCCAATCATCGTGGAGGGCCAGTACAGGGATCCTCCCTCCACAATGGCCGTGACGTTCCATGCCCCGACCCTCGCCAGGCGCCGCGAGACCACCGAGGACGCGCTCAGGGCGGTCATTGAGCGGTTCGACTGCATTGTCTACTGA
- a CDS encoding type II/IV secretion system protein: protein MRKKRLGDLLRERELVDGTQLRAALGVHHKWGVPLGQVVVDLGFCTAQQVLALMAEQAQLPTVDLDAEVLDRDLVDVLPVHVAESCRVIPLRQEGPRDSVLVVATEAPGDPLALDEVARVTGKARVVSVLATDASISQAIERLYYPHLVGAKRPVEPIELPEAEEALPLVHGRAECLMLDGLLQRQSEMSVEDGHGLPVMKPLTDELPLDARLTEREMPRVLVALPRKTREPEVWVYGWGSGATRGLMRLLEESGLRARVARTEDVRKAGERTVVLTPLQSIESVKRKGVRARLVVAGRGREAERARELGAHSFLSGPLCADALIDTLREHLAAGHETPSRRAG from the coding sequence ATGCGCAAGAAAAGGCTGGGGGATTTGCTTCGGGAGCGCGAGCTCGTGGACGGGACGCAGCTGCGCGCGGCGCTGGGCGTCCACCACAAGTGGGGCGTGCCGCTCGGCCAGGTCGTGGTGGACCTGGGCTTCTGCACCGCCCAGCAGGTGCTGGCGCTGATGGCGGAGCAGGCTCAGCTGCCCACGGTGGACCTGGACGCGGAAGTCCTGGATCGCGATCTGGTGGACGTGCTGCCGGTGCACGTGGCGGAGTCCTGCCGGGTCATCCCCCTGCGTCAGGAAGGCCCTCGGGACTCGGTGCTGGTGGTGGCCACCGAGGCGCCGGGAGATCCGCTCGCCCTGGACGAGGTGGCGCGCGTCACCGGCAAGGCGCGGGTGGTGTCGGTGCTGGCCACGGACGCCTCCATCTCCCAGGCCATCGAGCGCCTCTACTACCCGCACCTGGTGGGCGCGAAGCGGCCGGTGGAGCCCATCGAGCTCCCCGAGGCCGAGGAGGCCCTGCCCCTGGTGCACGGACGCGCCGAGTGCCTGATGCTCGATGGGCTGCTCCAGCGCCAGTCGGAGATGAGCGTGGAGGATGGCCACGGACTGCCCGTGATGAAGCCGCTGACGGACGAGCTGCCGCTGGACGCGCGGCTCACCGAGCGGGAGATGCCCCGCGTGCTGGTGGCCCTGCCCAGGAAGACGCGCGAGCCGGAGGTGTGGGTGTACGGCTGGGGCTCGGGAGCGACGCGCGGGTTGATGCGGCTGCTCGAGGAGTCGGGCCTGCGGGCGCGGGTGGCGCGGACCGAGGACGTGCGCAAGGCGGGCGAGCGCACGGTAGTGCTGACGCCGCTGCAATCCATCGAGAGCGTGAAGCGCAAGGGCGTCCGGGCACGGCTGGTCGTGGCGGGCCGGGGACGCGAGGCCGAGCGGGCCAGGGAGCTGGGCGCCCACTCGTTCCTCTCGGGCCCCCTCTGCGCGGACGCGTTGATCGACACCCTGCGCGAGCACCTGGCGGCGGGCCACGAGACGCCGAGCCGCCGGGCGGGCTGA
- a CDS encoding polysaccharide deacetylase family protein, with product MRSRSLSSLAALALLPVLTTASTARAAGPKEVALADRSLWPGHLRSPQDFDQASRAENLVFAQVLGELEARSAEFPTLLGVKQVHAESVRRWLEQMKATVATNLRTARATCGAPSELGCAEEVPTAANVVRQGGAFVASLPPEYKAWLAMDERFYSVYAKEQLRLAALFPSPTSEILTFGEGEDTGAQWPDRRFLLTFDDGPTPAGGGTDRLATLLRARQASGIFFVLGDALKARQDKTSAASLKALYEGQCVGSHGQKHASHQKMATWKESLEESRTRVADLGLAGTGKVLFRPPYGQRTEELTRFLASQGSQVMLWNIDSQDWNATVAPGPTGDRVITLMLLWRRGIVLFHDVHNKVHEAVPRLLDFAQATGLQWKDCHSL from the coding sequence ATGCGCTCACGTTCCCTCTCGTCCCTCGCCGCGCTCGCGCTCCTTCCCGTTCTCACCACCGCCTCCACCGCCCGGGCCGCGGGCCCCAAGGAGGTGGCGCTCGCGGATCGCTCCCTCTGGCCCGGACACCTGCGCTCCCCCCAGGACTTCGATCAAGCCTCGCGCGCGGAGAACCTGGTGTTCGCCCAGGTGCTCGGCGAGCTGGAAGCCCGCTCGGCGGAGTTTCCCACCCTGCTCGGCGTCAAGCAGGTCCATGCGGAGTCCGTGCGCCGCTGGCTCGAGCAGATGAAGGCCACGGTGGCCACCAATCTGCGCACGGCCCGCGCGACATGCGGCGCGCCCTCGGAGCTCGGGTGCGCGGAGGAAGTCCCCACCGCGGCCAACGTCGTGCGGCAGGGGGGCGCGTTCGTGGCGAGCCTTCCGCCCGAGTACAAGGCCTGGCTCGCCATGGACGAGCGCTTCTACTCCGTCTACGCGAAGGAGCAGCTGCGGCTGGCGGCGCTCTTCCCCTCCCCCACCAGTGAGATCCTCACGTTCGGCGAGGGAGAGGACACGGGCGCGCAGTGGCCGGACCGGCGGTTCCTGCTGACGTTCGACGACGGTCCCACGCCGGCGGGTGGCGGGACGGATCGGCTGGCGACGCTCCTGCGCGCACGCCAGGCCAGCGGCATCTTCTTCGTGCTCGGAGACGCGCTCAAGGCCCGCCAGGACAAGACGAGCGCGGCGTCCCTGAAGGCGCTGTACGAGGGCCAGTGCGTGGGCTCGCACGGACAGAAGCACGCGTCGCACCAGAAGATGGCCACGTGGAAGGAGTCCTTGGAGGAGTCCCGGACGCGCGTGGCGGACCTGGGCCTCGCGGGCACCGGCAAGGTGCTCTTCCGTCCTCCCTATGGGCAGCGCACCGAGGAGCTGACGCGGTTCCTCGCGAGCCAGGGCAGCCAGGTGATGCTGTGGAACATCGACTCGCAGGACTGGAACGCCACCGTGGCGCCCGGCCCCACGGGCGACCGCGTCATCACCCTCATGCTGCTGTGGCGGCGCGGCATCGTCCTGTTCCACGACGTGCACAACAAGGTGCACGAGGCCGTGCCCCGGCTCCTGGACTTCGCCCAGGCCACGGGCCTCCAGTGGAAGGATTGCCACTCGCTCTAG